Part of the Oscillibacter hominis genome is shown below.
CGGTGATCTGCAGGACGCCGTGGTATCCCGGATTGTGGAGACGGCGGAGCGGATTGGGCACAGTGTGGTCTCGCAGCAGGATGATCGGCGTACAGAGCGGGACCGGCGCCTGGATCACATTCTCACCAGCCGGAAAACCGGCATTCCGGTGATGCTGGCGCTCCTGGCCGGGATTTTCTGGCTGACCATCACCGGCGCCAACTATCCCTCCTCGCTGCTCTCCTCGGCTCTTCTTTCCCTTGAAGAGCCGATCCGCAGCCTGCTCCATACCCTGGGCGCGCCAACTTGGCTCAGCGGCGCTTTGGTGGACGGCGTCTATCGGACGCTGGCCTGGGTGATCTCTGTCATGCTGCCGCCCATGGCCATCTTTTTCCCCCTTTTCACACTTTTGGAGGATTTGGGGTACCTTCCCCGGGTTGCCTTCAATCTGGACCACAGCTTCCGCCGGTGCCGCGCCTGCGGGAAACAGGCGCTGACCATGGCCATGGGGTTTGGCTGCAATGCTGCGGGCGTCACGGGCTGCCGCATCATCGACTCCCCGCGGGAGCGTCTGATCGCCATTGTCACCAACAGCTTCGTCCCCTGCAACGGCCGCTTCCCCACATTAATCACCATGCTCACTATATTTTTTGTGGGCGTGGAGCGCCAGTCGTCTTTGCTGTCGGCGCTGCTGCTGACCGCCCTGGTCCTTCTTGGCGTGGGAATGACGCTGGCTGCCAGCAGCCTGCTGTCCCGGACGCTGCTGCGGGGCGTCCCCTCCTCCTTCACGCTGGAGCTGCCCCCTTACCGCCGTCCCCAAGTGGGCAAGGTCATCGTCCGCTCCATTTTCGACCGAACCCTGTTCGTTTTGGGAAGGGCGGTCTCCGTGGCCGCGCCAGCGGGCTTTGTGATCTGGCTTTTATCCAATGTCTCCCCCGGAGGGGTCTCCCTCTTGTCCCGCCTTGCGTCTGCACTGGACCCTGTGGGGCAGTTCCTCGGCCTGGACGGAGTCATCCTGCTGGCCTTTATCCTGGGCTTTCCGGCCAATGAGATTGTGGTCCCCATCATCCTCATGGCCTATACGGCCCAGGATACCATCATCGAGATGACGGATCTGCATTCCCTTCAGATCCTGCTCACCTCCAACGGCTGGACGTGGGTCACCGCGCTCTGCGTGATGCTCTTCTCCCTTTTTCACTGGCCCTGCTCCACCACCTGCCTGACCATCTATCAGGAGACAAAAAGCATCCGCTGGACGCTGCTGGCCATTGCCCTACCCACTGTCATCGGCATTGTCCTCTGCGCCGTGCTCTCTCATCTGCTGGTGCTGTTTGTCTGACGAAAAAGGCCCCGCCTTTATAAGGCGGGGCCTTTTTCTATTCCAATGTCTTTGCCATCCGTTCCAGAAAGACAGCCAGTTCCTCCCGGGTGCAGAAGCTTTTGTACATCATATTCCCATCCTTGTCGCCACGGATGATCCCCTTCTGTTCCGCCCAGGCTCTGGCCTCAGCGCTCCAATCGGAGGGCTCGTGTTTGGCGCGGGCCTCCAGATAGGTTTCCATCATCTTATTGAACTGCTCTTGCGTCATGGGTTCCTCCTTTTGCCTGTAAAGCGGCATGGGCGGCGGATATCGGCCGGCTCGGATATCCGCGTTGGTGTAGCTGCCCTTGTCGTCCCACTGAAAATGGGGACGGTCCACAATGGATTTCCAGTCTCCGCCCCAGGTAAATCCCATTTGTTTGGCCACCTCGGCCACCTTTCGGAAAAAGTCCGGGTCGCTGTATTCCTCACCCTTTACGTTCTTGCTGATGTCAAAAGCAAGCCCGGCCCTCACTGAGTGAAAGGTGGGGATTTTCCCGTTGGTGACAATACTCCCCGGCCGTGTCCTGCCCTGTTCATAGAGATATGCCTGATATTCGTCGTCCCGCACCGTGTTGGTCACCAGAACTGCCAGGCCCCGCTCTTTGCAAAGCGCAAGCAAACTGCGGCAGTTGGCCTCCACATCGGAGCGCAATCGGGAAATGTCTCTGCTGTTGATCATTTCAATCACCTATACGGCCTGATTCCGCGTGTCCCGTTTGAGCGCGCCCCCAGGCCTCCGGGGCGCCTTATTCAGTATAGTCAATTTCCGGCGCCGTGCCATTGGCTCTTTTTATACCGCCATCTGAAACTCGAGGAAGGTATAGCCCGCGGCCTCCACCATGGCCCAGGTGTAACCATGGGCCTCACACTCCGCCCAGGTCAAATACCTGTAGTAGAACTCCGTCTCCAAATGGGCCGGAATGATGTCCAGGATGATTTCCTCAATGCGCCGAGACTCCTCCGGCATGCCGACCAGGCCCGGGAACACGATCCGAATCCGGTCCTCCAACTCAATGGCTTGGGCGGGAATCCCGCATCCGCCGATGGTGTCGTTGATGGCCTGGAGGGTAAAGCTGTCTCCGTCAATGCGCATCAGGGCTGCAATTGCCTCCCGCCGAAGCTCAGTGGTGGGCGCTGCGTTTTTTCGGGCAAACAGCGCTTCTCTCCGGTCCAGCCCCTCGTCTTCCGCCGTGGCGTTGATCCCCTCCCGCTCGGCACGGTCCAGCGCCCCGGCGCATGAATCCAGCCCCCTGCCCGCGGCGGACAGTTCCTCTCCGCTGAGGCTGCCCTCCTTCATCTGGTAGATGCCAAGGGGCCGCAGCAGGTCCTTCAGATAGGTCTCATACCCCATGTTCCAGCCTCCTTAGCCCTTCATCTCGCTGATGGTCACAGCGCCCAGCACAGGCAGCACCTTGCTGTCCTCCGGAATATCCTCGGTAGGCAGCGCAATGTGGTAGTTTTCCACACCCTCCGCGTGGTAGATCAGGTTTCCTAATTGTGCCAGGGTCACCGCCTTGCCCAACTGCTTTCCGGAGAAATGCTGGACAAGCGCCTCCTCCACGCTGGTCTTCACCGATTCAAACGCATACCCGCTCTGCACCTTCACCTGTGCCGTCACCGCCACCTCCCGGGTCCGGGGCGCAAGGACCTGGACATCCACGGCGATCTCCCGCTTTTCCTGGAGATCCGCCCGGATTTCCTCCAGCAGCTCCTCTGAGGGAATCCCGGTGGCAGCCGCTACGTAGACGTCCACCGTGCCGATGCCTCTGGCCCGCCCCACCACGGTGGCGGCAGCCACTGAGGCGTGATTCATGGCGATCTTCTGGTAAAAGGCGGCGTTCGCGCCGTTGGGCAGTCTTTGATAGCTCTCAAGGATGCGCTTGCGCAGGGATTCGTCGTCCTCCGCGTCGCTTCCCCCTGCAAAGGGGTTGGGGTTGGTGCAGCGCGTAATCCCCACCGGCATGGCGGCCATCCACACAATGGACCCCGCCACTGCGTTGCCCGCGCTGCCGGCCACCACAGCTGCGGCTGGCACGTCCACTGACAGCGTCCCCGCCGCCATGGTGGCCTCCTTGGTGGTGACAAAGCGCACATTGTCCTCCGTCATACACTCCGTGCCTGCCTCGATCATCAGGTCCGTGGCCAGCGCGTTGTCTGTCAGAAAGCGCAGTGTGCCCTGGGCACGGGCCGCTTCCTGGCGAGTAATTCCTCTGAGCTGCGCATGGTAATCCAAATACTTTCCCTGGGCGGTCTGGGGAAAGCTCTGATCCAGTACCCAGTCCGCCTGAATCAGCAGCGACTGTACCTGGGCCGCCACGGCGTAGAGGCGGACGCTCAGGTCGCAGGATTCCTCCGGAACAAATCCCGCCTTTTCCGCAAAGGTTTCCAGAAGCTCCTGATAGATTTCGTCAATTGTTTTCATCCTCTTCTCCTTACCGGACTGTGAGGGGCACTTTGAGTTCCTCTCCCCCATAGAGCAGATGGACCTTGATGTTCATCCGCCCCTGCTCGTCCTTGCCAAGCTCCACATCCGTCACGCTTACGTCCTCCTCGTCGGAGAGCGCCTCTGTCACGTACTGCAGCGCGGCCCCCTTCCGCCCCACAGGGCTTTCGCCGCCCAACAGATAAAGCCTGCTGCCCAACCGGGGCAGGAAGGGCAGGGCCCCCCTGCGGGCCGTCAGCTTGAACAGCACCCGCTGCAATAGGGCCTCCCGGCCACTGACATGCCTGAGCCCGCCGGCTCCGTCGGTCACATAGTCTCCGTCCTTGATCTTCAGTTCCATGCCCTCACTCCCCAATGACCGGCGCCTGGTACTCCTCGCCGTTGATATAAAGCCTGCCGGACAGATGGATTTCCCCGTTGTTGTTCAGACGGATGGAGGCTCCGTTGGAGTGGATGAGGAGTTCGCCTGGCTCCAAATTCTTTCCCTCCGGGTCCTCCACTCCGGCCACGCAGCACTCCTCGGCCCCAGTGCCTCCCCGGATTAAAAGAGCGGCCGCACCGTTGTCCGGCTTCCAGGCGAATCCACCCGGCCCCATGACCGGAAGGTTCCGTACCTCTCCCCGGGCCAGAACGCCTGCGCTCTCTCCGCAGATGGTGGTCACACCCAGATCGGCGGCAGGAAGTCCCGCCGTCCCCTGGGCGCTTCTCAGCTGTCTTGATAGCCACATACCGATTATCTCTCCTTCAGTGTCAAAAGGCAGGTTTCCCCGCTCTCGTCCAGGCTGCTGCGGGCCTCTTCCACCCGGTAGCTTCCGGAGATGCCCGTCCTCTCCATGTGCAGCGTCACCTGGTCGCCCGGCTCCGCGGCAAACGCGCCCTGCAGCTTGACCTCAACGGACAGCTGATCCTTCCGGGACTCCTCGATCTGATAGGTTCCCGTGTAGCGCATGGCCTCATATGTACTCTTTCCCGGCGTGTACAGCACCCGCCGACAACTCCCGCCCCTGCTGGAAAAGGGCTCGTTTTTCACCCGGTGGGAGATGCCCCGGGCTTTGTCCACCACCAGCACCTCCGACAAAACGCCGTAGCGCTGTTCCCGCTTTACCAGGGAGAGCACCGGGGAGCCGTCGGTCAGGGTAAGCGTCTTTCCGGATACGGTTTTTTGAAGAATCAATCTGCCCACATGGTCGAAATAGGGGGAAAACCCACCATAGCGCCGGGTAAATCCATCCAGCGCCTTCCATTGGCTGACGCCGGAGCTGACGGCATAGGCACCGGAGAGCGGCTGAACCGCGCTGCACGTCAGTCCGTAGGGCGTCACGTGGTTGCGTAAAATCACCTCTGTGGTAGCCCGCTGGTAGTTGGCCGCAGTGGCTTCGTTGTCCAACAGCAGCGCGCACAGCCCCCGGCCGGCCACCGTCAGCAAAAGGCCCTGTTCTGATTGGCGGATTTCGTATTCATCCAGCACGCCATAGAAAACGCTGACCCCATCCACCGCCGCGCGGAAGCGGTTCACTTTGGGCAGCACTTCCGCCATGGACCGCTCATAGAGGCACACCGCGGTGAAACTGTCGCAGGGCACCCCTCCGGTCCGGATGACCTCCCAGCTCAGCAGGACCGGCAGCGTGTATACCACACCGTCGTATGTTTTCAACTGTCCCTTCACCGGATTTTCACCTGATTTCCCGGGTAGATGAGGTTGGGGTTTTTGATTTGTGGGTTGTTGGCAATCAGAGACTGGAGCGTGACTCCATACCGGTTTGCGATCCCCCAGAGCGTGTCGCCTTTGACCACGGTGTAATAAACGCTGCCGCTTCCCCGGCTGACAGTGCTTCCGCTGGCCTCCTGGTCCACGCTGAAGGGCCCGTAGCCGTCAAAGCTCTCCCAGAATTCAAACGTGTATTTGACGTAATCGGGTCTTGGCTGCTGGGCCAGGCTCAGGGAGATAAAGTAGGCGTTGGCCGCCATCCACACAGGATGCACCAGCAGTCCCGGCCCTTTCTTGTAAAATACCACCGCCAGTTTGCGGAACTCATCATAGGCTCCCTCCCCGGCAAATTCTCCCTCGCCACGCATCACCCTGTTCCCAAGGTCCAGGTCCTGCATGCAGTACCTGCCAAAGGGCACCTTGTGAACCGCCACCTTTCTCTGGTAGGTGATGCTGTAGGTGGCCGGGTTGTGGGGCCATACATAGTCCTTAAAGCGCATGGGCGTCAGTTCCATCCGATCCCTCCTGATCAGTAAAGGGTGTATCCGCCGTCGTATCGGCGGGCATCCCTTTGAATCTGCCGGGAAACGTCCGCCGGCGATTCTCCTTGTGGGAGCGCTGCTTTGATCGCGTCTTGCGGCTCTCCCCACCCCTCCGGTTCCTGGGGGACCGCCTTCCGGGCAGCTGCCACGCCCTCGTTCAGGAGCAGCCGCCGGGATGGGAAGTCGATCCTCTCATCCCTCTGCTCCCCGGCCGCCTGAAAAGCCTCCCGGCTCTCCTCCGCCTGAAAGGAGCCCTCCTGCTCCCAGGCACGCAGCGCCTCCCGGCGCCTCTTCTGCTGCGTATGCGCCTCGGCGGCCTCGGCCCAGGGCTCTTGCCCCTCCTGCTCCTCCTGCTCTTCCCCCGTCAGCAGCGTCCTCCAAAGCTGGCTCTGCCGCAGCAGGAGCTGTTCGATGTAATTCATGTGGTCTCCTCCTGCATACAGCGAAACCGCTCCTGGTCAAAGGCGGCACTTTTTCCTGCGTCCAGCGGGCGCTCCCTTGGCTGCTCCCCGGCGCAGAGCAGGCGGATCAGCCGCTCGATCTGCTCCGCCGTCAGCGTCTCCATTACCTGTGCGGCGCATTCAAATGCCGGCTTGCCCTCTTGATAGCAGCATTTGGAGAGGACCAGGGCATTGCCCAGAAGGCCGGACTCCTCCGGCGCGCACTGGCTGAGCAGCGGGTCCCGCCGCAGCTTCAGCAGCTGGGCCGCCGTCACTGGCCGCAGCTCGTCGATTCCATTCATCACGCGGCGATCTCAATGCGGCCCGTGGCCAGCACTGTCACCTTTTCCGCCACCATGGCGTTCAGCTCCCCCTGCTCGGAGATGTTGCTCCACTGGCAGCCGCTGTAGATCACCTTGCGGTCCGGCTTGCAGATCACAAGGGAGAAGTCCTCCAGATGGTAGAAGCTGATGCCGTCGCTGATGGCCTCGTCGGTGGCGTAGAGCCGGGTCAGCTCCAGGGTGTATTTGCACTGGCCGGGAATGGTGGCCACCGGTTCGCTTTCGCCGAAGGCCTCAATGGTCTGGCTGCTCCGGGTGACTTTCGCGGAGTAGCTCTGTACCACCGCCACTTTCTTTCCGTTGAGTTCCAGATAGATGTCCGCGCTGGTGGGAAAACCTGCAATCTCCATGAACTCGCCTCCTTAAACCGTAATGTGGGCCGTGAGATAGATCTGGTTGAGCCCATGGGCCACGGCAAAGCTGAACTCCACCAGACAGACGGTGGGATTTTCCTCTGATACGCTCACCGACACCTCGCCGTAGCTGTCGATGATCTCCGCCTTGACTTTGCTCTCCAGGTCCACCACCACCTGGGAGCGGATGGCTCCTCTTGTCTGGGCCGTGTTTTTGGTACGGGTAAATTTGCTGCGCAGGGAGTTTCGGATGGCGGGAATCACATTGTCCACAATCAGGATGGTGGTCAGCTCCCGCCAGGTGCTGTCGGCCGCGCCGCCGGTGGTGGTGCGGGTGGTGATGCCGCGGACGGGTGAGATCACTCCCGCTACCTCCTCCAGAGGCATCACGCCCCCCTGCACCAGCAGATCAATGTCGTTGTCGCTGTAGCGCTGGCTCACTCCGCCCAGGCCGTAGAGCTTCACGCCGTTGAGGGGCACAGCCGGGTCGCGGTTGACCGCAATGGCCGCGGCCACTGCCGCCGCGCTGCAGGTGCCGGGCAGGGTCTTTCCGGACTCGTCCAGTGCGTCAGGACCCACCAGCACCACACGCTCGCTGTTGATCTGCGCTGCGTGGGCCTTGAGCTGCGCCGCGCTCTCGCCGCTGCCCCCCACCACCGCGATGCGTTCCCTGCGGTTCTGGGAAGTGGAATCCACACTCTGCCTCAAGGCCTGATGCACTTCGGCATCGGCGCTGTCGCAGACCACAATCTGAATATTCTCCTGTTGGGCCAGGGCTTCGAAGGCCGCAGTATAGCCGCTGACCGTTTTCTCTTCCACCGCGGCCGCCACCACAGTGGACGCGCCGCCGGCAAACAGCAGCCTCAGCAGCGTGGACATGCCCGCGCTGCCTTCGGCATCCTCGCCAAAGGCGGCAAGCCCCGCAGCATAGCTGGTCAGAGTCACGGCTTCATTGGCCGTCCCTTTTGTGGCTGAAGCCGCCAAGCCGATGATCCGGATGGCGGCGCCGCCGTTTAACACGGCGGAAGCGTCGTAGGAGGAATAGACCCCCGGGCGCTCATGAACTGTACTCAACAAGGAAGTACCACACCTTTCAATTCAAAATCCAGCAGCGCTCCGCTCTCCTCGCTGCCTGTCGCTGTAAAGTACGCCGTGCACCGGACCGCTCCCTGACGAACGTACAGCTCCCGGTCCCGATCCCATTTCATCTCACCCCAGCTGGCCTCCAGCGGCTTGAGTCCGGAGGGCAGGCCGGCCAGCAGCACCTCTGCCGCCGTTTCCACCGCGGCTTCACACTCGTCATTTCCGGGCGCGTAGACGTCCACCGCCAACTCCACCTCCAGCCGTTTGCCGTAGAGCTCCCGGACCGTCCCCTTTTCCTCGTCATAAACCTGTCCCAGATAGCTGCAAAAGCCCATGGCCCGTCCGCTGCTCTGCCGGACGCCCACGGCCGCCACAGCTCCGGCGGGGCGCTTTTCCCGCTGCTGTCCCAGCCGGGGGACAGCCTCCAGCCCAGCCTCCTGCAAGCAGCGGATCACCGCGCCGCGCACCTGATTCATTCCTGTCATACCGCCGCCTCCCATTCCATCCGAAGGGCCGCCCAGTAGTGGCTCAGCTCCCGCCCCACATAGTAGGGGGAGGAGGTCCTTACCCGCAGCCGCAGCCCCTGCCAGACCAGCACATCCCCCGGCTCCACGGCCGTCCGCCCCAGATAGACGTAGAGGCGTTCGTCTCCTCGTCCCAATACGTCCGCCGCGTCTTCCAGCCGGTTCCGGTCGGCCGAGGGCTGGATAAAAGCCCGGATGGGAGTCTCTGCCCCATCCCGGATCAAAGTCGCCTCCTGGCCGTATCGGGACACAATCTCTGACAGCCGCTCTGTCATCCTCTCACCCCGCAAAACAAGAAGCTCTCGTTCACATAGGGCTCCATCAGGCGCCAGGCCTCCCGGCGCAGCTGGTCAGCGGAGGCGCCGGCCTCTGCCGCAGACATGCCGCTGACAGAGACCGTGCCCGCCGTAAAGGAGGAAAATCCGCCCTGGCCGCCCCGGCATTCCAGAAGGCTGGCGGCGGCCAGCATCGCCGCCGCGCAGGGATAGGCTGCGGCGCAGCTTTGCTGCGTGATGCCCTGACGCAGCTTTGTGCGCAGGGAGTCCTCCGCGGCGGCGCACAGCGTCTCCAACAGCTCTGACTCCTGCTCCGATGCGCCGCTGAGCGTCTTTGCCAGTCTCAAAATTTCATCACTCATGTTCGTCCTCCCCCTGCCGCGCTCCGCGCGGCCTTAACTCACACCGACAGCACCTTGGAGGCGTCGCTGTAAAGCTTGGCAAAGCCGGAGATACTGGTGATCGCGGCACGCTCCAGCTGCCGGTCGATCAGCTTGTCATACTCCACCGTCACGTCGCTGCCGTTGATCATTTCCAGGGCGTAGTTCTTGTCCATGCCGATCATCTTGCCGGCCGGCATGGCGGAGGTGCGCAGCAGCTTTGCCCCCAGAGGGGAGGTCAGGGTTCCGGTGCCCTGGAAGTTCAACCCGGTCAGCGGGTTCTGGAACTCGCTGAGCTTCAGCATGGCCAGCATCACGTCGTCTGCAACCAGCATGGTGTTCAGGGCATAGGGGTCAAACTGGGCCCAGAAGTCCAGCAGCGCATCATAGCTCAGGGTGCCCGCGGTTCCGCCGATGGGCTTTGTGCCCACGGCGAAGCTCTTGGCGGCGTTGTTGTTCCCGTCGCCGTTGAGGATGACGGAGATGGCGTCCTCCAGATGCATCCGGGCAATGTAGGCGCCGATCTGGCGCAGCGTCACGGAGAAAAGGTCCAGCCGCTGGAAGCGGATGGCCTCATAGGACGCCACCAGCATCCGGCCCCGCTTGTGCAGCCGCACCAGGTTTTCCTGGGTGCGGATGGAGGTGGTGGGGATTTCGCTGCCCTCCTCCACACGCCGGAGAGACTTTTCCTCTTCCGTGGGCACAGAGGCGATGGAGCGGTAATCCATACCGTCAAAATTGGTCACCGTTGCGGTGATGCTGGGCAGGATATTCTCCGACTCCATGCCCTGGCGCACCACCCGGGATACGAACTCCGGGAACAGCACTGCGGAATCCGTGGTGTGGAAGAACTTCTCCACCATGTCGCTGCCGACTCCCTTGACATGGATGTCAAAGCGCTTGAGCTGGCGCTGGAAGGCGTCCATCCCCTCCAGGGCGGTGCCCCGGTAGTTTTCGCTGGGGTCCATCTCCTCCAGGGTCTGGGTGAAGCTCTTGCCGGACTGGGCATACATGCCCTTGTCCAGCTTCAAATTGTCAAAATGATAGGCCATGTCCATCTTCCTCCTTACAGTACAAAGGTTACGGTATTTGCGCTGGGATCGATGTCCAGCACCAGGTACTCCCGGCCGGTGGAGCTGGCCTTGACGCCGCCGGTTCCGTTGGCCGAGAGCTTAGCGTAGCCCACGGTGGGCGCGGTGCCGGTGTAGGGCGCCGTCACCACGCCGGCAAGCTGCACGGCGCAGGCGTCCCCCGCCCGCTTAGCGGCGGTAACGCCGCAGAAGCTGTCGCCGTCGGCGCAGGCGCCCACCGTGGCGCCTGCGGTCATCTTGACCACGTGCCCCTCCACTGCGTCCGAGGTGGCAAAGGTCGCCGTCCACTGGTTCATGCCGTCAAAAGAAATGTTCATTGTCGTCCTCCCTTTTTATATTCCGCTCTCTCATCACACGAGAAAAACAGCTTTGTTGTCTGCGGCCCGCTCCATGTCCTGCAGCTGGGTCTGCAGCGGGTATTTGCTCCGCATCTGCTTCTCATATACCCGCTTGAGTTCCAGGAGCTCCGGTTCGCTCAGCTTGCCTGCGATCCCGGAAAAAATCTCCGCATCCAGCGATTCGTCACTCAGCGCGGCCAGACGGCTCACCTCAGCTCGTAAGGCGCCCAGGTACTTGCGACCCAACTCCGCCTGCTGCTCCAGCGCCTTCCACTCCTCCAGGCACGCGCCCTGTTCCGCCGTCTCCACAAGCTGCTTCAGCGTGCCGAAGCGCTTGATGACGCCGGCATGGCGCTGGGCGGGCACGGCCACAAAGGACCACTCGTAGGCGTCCGTGGGATTGCGAAGCTCCGCAAAACAGAGCTTGCCGCCGTAAGCCTCTCCCTTTTGGTGTTTACAGCTCCCCATTTCGCTGCCGCAGATGGAGCAGACGCTCCGCTCCACGCTGCATCCCACGCTGACCTCCTTTTTGATGCCGCCCTCAATCTCCGCAATCAGGTCCTTGTTCTTTTCACTGCGGAGCATGTAGGCATACCCCTTCAGATAACAGGATGTTTCCCCCAGGGATGTCTTTTTCTCCGGCTCAAAACATACCTCTGTGCGGTAGATGCGGGCGGTCTGCCCGTTGGAGGCCCACTGGTGGTCAAAAATACCGCTTTTGCCCACAAAGAGGTCGCCCAGCTTGTGGAGGGCTGGCTCGTCAAAGCGCTCATAGTCCCGGTCCACCTCGTTGTCGCACAGCCGCACGGCAAAGGTGTACACCTGCTCCGCAGTCAGCTTGCTCTTTGCCAATTGGTTGATGAGCGCCAAATCCGCCTCGTCTGCGGGGCAGCTCAGCGTCCCCTCCCGCTCTTTTCTGATTTCCATGTTCTCCTCCTTCACTGCTGTGGTTCCGCCGCGTCGTTTTCAATCCGCAGCTTTCTTGCCTGTTCTCTGTATAGGGCAGCCTTGGCCTCTTCCAGCTCATCCTGGAGATTGATGTCATCCCACAGGATTTCCACCTGGTCGCTCATGCCCTGCATTCTGAGCCACAGCCGGCAAATCCGCTCCAGCACGGGCGTCAGCGTCCGCCGGATGGCTGTGATCTCCGTGGTCAGAAGATCCGCCTGCTGGGAGCTCATCCGCTCCGTGGAGGACCAGCTCAACCCCAGCATAAAGGGTGGGATCCCCGTCTTGGCCACAATCTGCTCCAGGATCTGCCGCACCGGCACCTCGCTGTCTAAAATTTGGTTGTCTGCCCCAATGACCCGGATGTCCACATCGCCCACAGCCACAAAGTCCCGGACGCTTCCGCTTTTCGTGCTCTGCATGGCGCTGGCCCACTCCCTTGCAAGCTGCTGCCCGCGCTCCTGGGCCTGCACGCCGGAGAGTTCCTTTTCCTGAGGCTTGTACACCACGGCAAACCGGACGTTCCCGCACCGTTCCCAGTTGACGCCGATGGCGTTGTAGATCTTCAACAGGATATCGCTCAAAAAGGGCAGTGAGCGCAGCAGCGACACGCCATAGGGGTTGTCCGCCTCCGGATTGAGGGGCGTGAACAGCAGCAGGTTCTGATAGGGCAGCGGAACGACAGCCCCATGCTCATCGGGGCCGCAGATCACAAATTCCAGCGGGTTGCGCCCCTCCCGGATTTCCAGGTTGTCCACCCGGCCGCAAAGAAGCGCCGCAATGTCCCGGTTTCCCCGCTCCGGCACGATTTCTCCAATGGCCCTGCCGCAGGTCAGCAGGGAATCCACATAGCAGTCCACAAAGGAATTCAGCCCAAATTGGCCGCGCCCCACGCTGACCGTCTTCAAAAATTGATTCAGCGCCTCGTCAGCCCGGGCCTGCGGGCACTGGGCCCGGACGCCTCCCACCAGGCGGATCAGTTTGTAGATGGCCGCGTCCACAATGGGCACCGC
Proteins encoded:
- the feoB gene encoding ferrous iron transport protein B, which translates into the protein MGLTVGSTGRAAIDTGLRSSGEQEAVIALAGNPNVGKSTVFNALTGMNQHTGNWPGKTVATAQGICQHGGKSYLLVDLPGCYSLLAHSAEEEVARDFLCGGAPDAVIVVCDATCLERNLNLVLQTLEITAKTVVCVNLMDEAKRRNVSVDIEALSAKLGVPVIPAAARSGRGLSELMDAAAGQAELDDGACRPVIYPPAIEEAVGLLSPALCESSAHPRWAALQMLCGNLPPPDNCPQLEEAQVLLQDTYPTPGDLQDAVVSRIVETAERIGHSVVSQQDDRRTERDRRLDHILTSRKTGIPVMLALLAGIFWLTITGANYPSSLLSSALLSLEEPIRSLLHTLGAPTWLSGALVDGVYRTLAWVISVMLPPMAIFFPLFTLLEDLGYLPRVAFNLDHSFRRCRACGKQALTMAMGFGCNAAGVTGCRIIDSPRERLIAIVTNSFVPCNGRFPTLITMLTIFFVGVERQSSLLSALLLTALVLLGVGMTLAASSLLSRTLLRGVPSSFTLELPPYRRPQVGKVIVRSIFDRTLFVLGRAVSVAAPAGFVIWLLSNVSPGGVSLLSRLASALDPVGQFLGLDGVILLAFILGFPANEIVVPIILMAYTAQDTIIEMTDLHSLQILLTSNGWTWVTALCVMLFSLFHWPCSTTCLTIYQETKSIRWTLLAIALPTVIGIVLCAVLSHLLVLFV
- a CDS encoding M15 family metallopeptidase; the protein is MINSRDISRLRSDVEANCRSLLALCKERGLAVLVTNTVRDDEYQAYLYEQGRTRPGSIVTNGKIPTFHSVRAGLAFDISKNVKGEEYSDPDFFRKVAEVAKQMGFTWGGDWKSIVDRPHFQWDDKGSYTNADIRAGRYPPPMPLYRQKEEPMTQEQFNKMMETYLEARAKHEPSDWSAEARAWAEQKGIIRGDKDGNMMYKSFCTREELAVFLERMAKTLE
- a CDS encoding baseplate J/gp47 family protein, whose product is MKTIDEIYQELLETFAEKAGFVPEESCDLSVRLYAVAAQVQSLLIQADWVLDQSFPQTAQGKYLDYHAQLRGITRQEAARAQGTLRFLTDNALATDLMIEAGTECMTEDNVRFVTTKEATMAAGTLSVDVPAAAVVAGSAGNAVAGSIVWMAAMPVGITRCTNPNPFAGGSDAEDDESLRKRILESYQRLPNGANAAFYQKIAMNHASVAAATVVGRARGIGTVDVYVAAATGIPSEELLEEIRADLQEKREIAVDVQVLAPRTREVAVTAQVKVQSGYAFESVKTSVEEALVQHFSGKQLGKAVTLAQLGNLIYHAEGVENYHIALPTEDIPEDSKVLPVLGAVTISEMKG
- the safA gene encoding SafA/ExsA family spore coat assembly protein, coding for MELTPMRFKDYVWPHNPATYSITYQRKVAVHKVPFGRYCMQDLDLGNRVMRGEGEFAGEGAYDEFRKLAVVFYKKGPGLLVHPVWMAANAYFISLSLAQQPRPDYVKYTFEFWESFDGYGPFSVDQEASGSTVSRGSGSVYYTVVKGDTLWGIANRYGVTLQSLIANNPQIKNPNLIYPGNQVKIR
- a CDS encoding phage tail sheath subtilisin-like domain-containing protein, which encodes MLSTVHERPGVYSSYDASAVLNGGAAIRIIGLAASATKGTANEAVTLTSYAAGLAAFGEDAEGSAGMSTLLRLLFAGGASTVVAAAVEEKTVSGYTAAFEALAQQENIQIVVCDSADAEVHQALRQSVDSTSQNRRERIAVVGGSGESAAQLKAHAAQINSERVVLVGPDALDESGKTLPGTCSAAAVAAAIAVNRDPAVPLNGVKLYGLGGVSQRYSDNDIDLLVQGGVMPLEEVAGVISPVRGITTRTTTGGAADSTWRELTTILIVDNVIPAIRNSLRSKFTRTKNTAQTRGAIRSQVVVDLESKVKAEIIDSYGEVSVSVSEENPTVCLVEFSFAVAHGLNQIYLTAHITV
- a CDS encoding phage major capsid protein, producing the protein MAYHFDNLKLDKGMYAQSGKSFTQTLEEMDPSENYRGTALEGMDAFQRQLKRFDIHVKGVGSDMVEKFFHTTDSAVLFPEFVSRVVRQGMESENILPSITATVTNFDGMDYRSIASVPTEEEKSLRRVEEGSEIPTTSIRTQENLVRLHKRGRMLVASYEAIRFQRLDLFSVTLRQIGAYIARMHLEDAISVILNGDGNNNAAKSFAVGTKPIGGTAGTLSYDALLDFWAQFDPYALNTMLVADDVMLAMLKLSEFQNPLTGLNFQGTGTLTSPLGAKLLRTSAMPAGKMIGMDKNYALEMINGSDVTVEYDKLIDRQLERAAITSISGFAKLYSDASKVLSV
- a CDS encoding phage portal family protein, yielding MGFWKKKETAPAFVQLRQPDQHPFGLLNNCVPMRGGETQLCRAVREAVPIVDAAIYKLIRLVGGVRAQCPQARADEALNQFLKTVSVGRGQFGLNSFVDCYVDSLLTCGRAIGEIVPERGNRDIAALLCGRVDNLEIREGRNPLEFVICGPDEHGAVVPLPYQNLLLFTPLNPEADNPYGVSLLRSLPFLSDILLKIYNAIGVNWERCGNVRFAVVYKPQEKELSGVQAQERGQQLAREWASAMQSTKSGSVRDFVAVGDVDIRVIGADNQILDSEVPVRQILEQIVAKTGIPPFMLGLSWSSTERMSSQQADLLTTEITAIRRTLTPVLERICRLWLRMQGMSDQVEILWDDINLQDELEEAKAALYREQARKLRIENDAAEPQQ